In Glycine max cultivar Williams 82 chromosome 7, Glycine_max_v4.0, whole genome shotgun sequence, a single window of DNA contains:
- the LOC100305742 gene encoding protein mago nashi-like yields MGSEEENGEFYLRYYVGHKGKFGHEFLEFEFRPDGKLRYANNSNYKNDTIIRKEVYLTPAVLRECRRIISESEIMKEDDNNWPEPDRVGRQELEIVMGNEHISFTTSKIGSLVDVQSSADPEGLRIFYYLVQDLKCFVFSLISLHFKIKPI; encoded by the exons ATGGGGAGCGAAGAGGAGAACGGCGAATTCTACCTGCGATACTACGTCGGGCACAAGGGCAAGTTCGGTCACGAGTTCTTGGAGTTCGAGTTCCGCCCCGACGGGAAGCTCCGCTACGCCAACAACTCCAACTACAAAAACGACACCATCATCCGCAAGGAGGTTTACCTCACCCCCGCCGTTCTCCGCGAGTGCCGTCGCATCATCTCCGAGAGCGAG ATTATGAAGGAAGATGATAACAACTGGCCGGAACCTGATCGGGTGGGGCGGCAGGAGCTGGAGATTGTTATGGGGAACGAGCACATTTCGTTTACGACTTCAAAGATTGGGTCTCTTGTTGATGTTCAGAGCAGTGCTGACCCAGAGGGTCTTCGCATCTTTTACTATCTTGTTCAG GATTTGAAGTGCTTTGTCTTCTCTTTGATTTCCCTtcacttcaagatcaagcctatCTAG
- the LOC100795742 gene encoding probable serine/threonine-protein kinase cdc7: MSSSRSICSLCLCVSLNLVSSQIRKHTHFRSESPSMAESEFEPNVDLEEKSWHLLALLLRIGHAVYPQRLAAQCRLFAASPNFVCHVGTLPGSPISVTDNGLVTPSVGTVFALGSFFSLHFSPPQPQTYRFRKRKSLFDYGEDGREHKKLAIRDGLREFSFQSFADTTETLMRRNFPVIKFESQNIGSRSFVFPLRIDKNEECSGCPMPNFEHREANNDARTTMSNGEVSESIIKALTKKKSIIKASYLNCLKLVDRNRFMDCNLFVDRALLDPSLCKDGIVNSLGFGKKMDSFGTFMHDYAEQNSIRHVDEDGIGKSNTCKDQPREPNEDDEVESGSQKGLIDSVTNRDKEDVAQRVNAALCREELTNGLEQKNRVHAMNLEKESERNTGTKSTNKIANSSSIPKRLLKSSSILKGGQKNDLHPKSQILKESLASNKFGNVPKNVDQCRNDQKLTARKQNRNENMAGIIATTTKVEKRAYPSFEAFTIEEEEGSGGYGTVYRAQRTTDGKRVAIKCPHSNAHKNHVNNERNMLERFGGKNYIIRYEGSLKNGNSDCFVLEHVDHDRPEVLKKEIDIVQLQWYGYCMFRALYCLHKEGVVHRDVKPGNFLYSRKLSKGYLIDFNLAMDLKQKHNVGSKSKPSLDASSNVISFSSGSAPLVRDKNLGGSKSLPSNKRALADYKNYSELNRNAKEKAYTVHLKNCPDKAGGSFLRAQGTDGSGITSAKDASTRTASAERLREPLPSHGRKELISLVNTMKCANSSTIGPSSQRKRVTAPSSKADDNIFYITPMPLHSSTVGGGLLRSKGDGKKKEGSCVGTKGFRAPEVLLRSQHQGHKIDIWSAGVTLLYLVIGKTPFTGDPEQNIKEIVKLRGSEEFWEVAKLHDRELSFPVELLNDRYLQSWDLEGWCKVHTKRPEFLEQIPKSLFDLIDKCLTVNPRNRLSAEDVLRHEFFDSVNESLRKKRMIHRHRALGSDDTAASRAI; the protein is encoded by the exons ATGTCCAGTTCCCGCTCCATTTGCTCTCTCTGTCTCTGTGTCTCTCTAAACCTGGTCTCATCGCAGATTCGCAAACACACACACTTCAGATCCGAATCTCCATCCATGGCGGAGTCCGAATTCGAACCAAACGTTGACCTCGAAGAGAAATCGTGGCACCTCCTCGCGCTCCTCCTCCGAATTGGCCACGCCGTTTACCCGCAACGCCTCGCCGCGCAGTGTCGTTTGTTCGCTGCCTCGCCGAACTTCGTCTGCCACGTCGGCACTCTCCCCGGCTCGCCGATCTCCGTCACCGACAACGGACTGGTCACGCCCTCCGTCGGCACCGTCTTCGCCCTCGGAAGCTTCTTCTCCCTCCACTTCTCGCCGCCGCAGCCACAAACGTACCGTTTCAGGAAACGCAAATCGCTTTTCGATTACGGCGAAG ATGGAAGGGAGCACAAGAAGTTGGCGATTCGTGATGGACTTCGAGAATTTTCGTTCCAG AGTTTTGCTGATACCACAGAGACTCTGATGAGAAGAAATTTCCCtgtaataaaatttgaatcacaGAATATAGGTAGCAGGAGTTTTGTATTCCCCTTGCGTATTGATAAAAATGAAGAGTGTTCAGGTTGTCCAATGCCAAATTTTGAACATCGGGAAGCCAATAATGATGCCAGGACAACCATGTCTAATGGAGAGGTTTCTGAATCTATTATCAAAGcactgacaaaaaaaaaatcaattatcaaaGCAAGTTACTTGAACTGTCTGAAGCTAGTGGATAGAAATAGATTCATGGACTGTAATCTCTTTGTTGACCGTGCTCTCTTGGATCCCTCATTATGCAAAGACGGAATTGTTAACAGCCTTGGATTTGGGAAGAAAATGGATTCTTTTGGCACATTTATGCATGACTATGCCGAACAAAACAGTATTCGTCATGTGGATGAAGATGGTATTGGTAAAAGTAATACTTGCAAAGATCAACCGAGAGAACCTAATGAAGATGATGAGGTGGAAAGTGGTTCACAGAAAGGGCTGATTGATTCTGTCACAAATAGAGACAAGGAAGATGTTGCTCAGAGGGTCAATGCTGCACTATGTAGAGAAGAATTGACTAATGGTTTGGAACAAAAGAACCGTGTCCATGCAATGAATTTGGAAAAGGAGAGTGAGAGAAACACAGGCACTAAGTCTACAAATAAAATAGCAAATTCCTCTTCAATACCAAAGCGGCTTTTGAAATCTTCTAGCATATTAAAGGGAGGACAGAAGAATGATCTCCACCCTAAGTCACAAATTCTCAAAGAGTCACTAGCCAGTAATAAATTTGGTAATGTTCCAAAAAATGTTGATCAATGTAGAAATGATCAGAAACTTACAGCGAGGAAGCAAAATCGTAATGAGAACATGGCAGGAATTATTGCCACTACTACTAAG GTGGAGAAAAGAGCATATCCATCATTTGAAGCTTTTAcaatagaggaagaagaaggttcaG gtgGTTATGGCACCGTTTACCGTGCTCAAAGAACTACTGATGGAAAACGGGTTGCAATAAAAT GTCCTCATAGTAATGCTCATAAAAACCATGTAAATAATGAAAGGAATATGCTCGAGCGTTTTGG TGGTAAAAACTATATAATAAGGTACGAGGGCTctttaaaaaatggaaatagCGATTGCTTTGTTTTAGAACATGTTGACCATGATAGACCTGAG gttttgaaaaaagaaattgatataGTTCAGCTTCAATGGTACGGGTATTGCATGTTCAGGGCGCTTTATTGCTTACACAAAGAG GGAGTTGTTCACAGAGACGTTAAACCTGGAAACTTCCTTTACTCTCGAAAGTTAAGCAAAGGCTATCTTATTGATTTTAACCTTGCCATG GATTTAAAGCAGAAGCACAACGTTGGAA GTAAATCAAAACCAAGCCTTGATGCATCATCCAatgttatttctttctcttctggTTCTGCCCCTTTGGTCCGAGACAAGAACCTTGGAGGCAGCAAGTCTTTACCATCCAATAAAAGGGCTTTGGCAGATTATAAGAATTATTCTGAACTTAATAGGAATGCAAAGGAAAAGGCTTATACTGTTCATCTGAAAAATTGTCCTGATAAGGCTGGTGGGAGTTTTCTTAGAGCACAAGGAACAGATGGCTCTGGTATAACTTCTGCCAAAGATGCTAGCACTAGGACTGCTTCTGCAGAAAGGCTCAGGGAACCTTTACCTTCCCATGGAAGAAAGGAGCTTATCAGCCTTGTGAATACTATGAAATGTGCAAACAGTTCAACAATAGGTCCTTCTTCTCAAAGGAAAAGGGTTACTGCTCCCTCAAGCAAGGcagatgacaacattttttatattacccCGATGCCTTTGCATTCATCTACTGTTGGTGGGGGATTATTGAGAAGCAAAG GtgatggaaagaaaaaagaaggttcATGTGTTGGAACCAAAGGATTTCGTGCTCCGGAG GTTTTGTTAAGGTCTCAGCATCAGGGACATAAGATTGATATTTGGTCAGCTGGAGTCACTCTACTCTACTTGGTGATCGGGAAGACTCCTTTCACTGGCGACCCAGAACA gaatataaaagaaattgttAAATTGCGGGGCAGTGAAGAGTTTTGGGAAGTGGCTAAGCTACATGACCGTGAATTATCTTTTCCTgtg GAGTTACTTAATGACCGATACTTACAGTCATGGGATTTAGAAGGCTGGTGCAAGGTTCACACAAAGAGACCTGAGTTTCTTGAGCAGATCCCCAAATCGTTATTTGATTTGATAGACAAGTGTCTAACAGTTAACCCAAGAAATAGGCTCAGTGCTGAAGATGTTCTAAGACATGAATTCTTTGACTCAGTTAATGAGTCCCTGAGGAAGAAAAGGATGATTCATCGTCATCGAGCTCTTGGGTCGGATGACACTGCAGCTTCCAGAGCAATCTGA